In Verrucomicrobiota bacterium, one genomic interval encodes:
- a CDS encoding glycosyltransferase, translating to MATNEHPIQRVALSYHPTEWWFDHLASGFAKNNVTVERFAAPFRKAPGFSWDVSLQERLAEYRDDSALYLGSPTVLYGDLVKLACPTAIWHDYFSEETDAEYLPMAQLFDLVFLTSKDGLNRMISKGCDNVFWLPHGFDDTLEYNQNLARIYQVGFVGATNLPSHEKRRRLLPMLAAKYRMNEYQTPVFGNEMYRVYNQSKIVVNIPNLSSFNMRNFEAMAAGALLLTEPVGHGMSELFQEDRHYAVYSSPEELVSKIDYFLAHDQERETIARSGQAEVVARHSYRHRAAEVLSRASQIQGRRWRSQNPDHLAKCYAVFYHRQQRLDLLLRLLKKPGLGAGARWFVLLRCLRGVLAALKQPAPC from the coding sequence ATGGCGACGAATGAACATCCGATTCAGCGTGTGGCGTTGAGTTACCATCCGACGGAATGGTGGTTTGACCATCTGGCGAGTGGGTTCGCCAAAAACAATGTGACGGTCGAGCGGTTTGCCGCGCCGTTTCGCAAGGCACCTGGTTTTTCTTGGGATGTATCCCTCCAGGAGCGATTGGCTGAGTATCGGGATGACTCCGCACTATACTTAGGTTCACCGACGGTATTATATGGGGACTTGGTGAAACTGGCATGTCCGACTGCCATTTGGCATGACTACTTTTCTGAAGAAACGGACGCCGAATATCTGCCGATGGCCCAGTTATTTGACTTGGTATTTCTAACTTCAAAGGACGGTTTGAATAGGATGATTAGCAAAGGATGCGACAATGTTTTTTGGTTGCCGCATGGGTTTGATGACACGCTGGAATACAATCAGAACCTTGCCAGAATATATCAAGTCGGTTTTGTGGGGGCGACAAATCTACCGAGCCATGAAAAACGCCGTCGGTTATTGCCAATGCTGGCGGCCAAATATCGGATGAATGAGTACCAAACACCAGTGTTTGGAAATGAGATGTACCGGGTCTATAATCAGTCAAAAATCGTTGTCAATATTCCCAATCTCAGCAGCTTTAACATGCGAAACTTTGAAGCCATGGCGGCGGGCGCGCTACTCCTCACAGAACCGGTCGGGCATGGTATGAGCGAATTATTTCAGGAGGACCGTCATTATGCGGTCTATTCCAGTCCGGAAGAACTGGTGAGTAAAATTGATTACTTCCTTGCGCACGATCAGGAACGCGAGACGATTGCCCGGAGCGGCCAGGCGGAGGTAGTTGCCCGGCATTCCTACCGCCACCGTGCGGCCGAAGTGCTGTCCCGCGCCAGCCAAATCCAGGGGCGGCGCTGGCGTTCTCAGAATCCGGATCACCTGGCGAAGTGCTATGCCGTTTTTTACCATCGGCAACAACGGCTGGATTTGTTGCTGCGCCTGTTGAAAAAGCCCGGGCTGGGGGCGGGGGCCCGGTGGTTTGTTTTACTGCGGTGTCTGCGGGGCGTCTTGGCGGCCCTCAAGCAACCCGCCCCATGCTGA
- a CDS encoding class I SAM-dependent methyltransferase produces MGHDARFLLHKLTHGFEQAPPWKRTCLHLIEGDSDLLARGREFWRGTEAKIPLDWEFIQAALVEPLPLASDSQNLAVCSEVVEHLVAPENLFAEIFRILKPGGFLILTTDNSPSALQMVRRIPVWLKGQYRQQYARPDKAEVVTAEASIRGKEYEIYGHINLNPTRIWEQIARGVGFEIFSFGTYESIRRGGGSKSPGALAFYFTMGFIVSLLPRSLGRFFGDTTALLLRKPQ; encoded by the coding sequence ATGGGGCATGACGCGCGCTTTTTGCTTCACAAGCTCACCCATGGTTTTGAGCAGGCGCCACCGTGGAAGCGCACCTGCTTGCACTTGATCGAAGGTGACTCTGATTTGTTGGCCCGCGGCAGGGAGTTTTGGCGTGGCACTGAGGCGAAAATACCATTGGACTGGGAATTCATCCAGGCGGCTTTGGTGGAGCCTTTGCCATTGGCCAGTGACTCACAGAATCTGGCTGTCTGTTCGGAAGTGGTGGAGCATCTGGTTGCACCAGAGAATTTGTTTGCCGAAATTTTTCGCATATTAAAGCCCGGTGGATTTTTGATTTTGACCACGGACAATTCGCCCTCCGCGCTGCAAATGGTGCGCCGCATTCCGGTGTGGCTGAAAGGGCAATACCGGCAACAATATGCCCGCCCGGACAAGGCGGAGGTAGTGACCGCCGAGGCGTCCATTCGTGGGAAAGAATATGAAATTTACGGACATATTAACTTAAATCCGACGCGCATTTGGGAACAAATCGCGCGTGGCGTGGGATTCGAGATATTCAGTTTTGGCACCTATGAATCGATTCGGCGTGGCGGTGGCAGTAAATCTCCGGGGGCCTTGGCTTTCTATTTTACGATGGGCTTTATCGTTTCCTTACTGCCGCGAAGTCTCGGACGGTTTTTTGGTGACACGACGGCCTTATTGTTGCGCAAACCTCAGTGA
- a CDS encoding exostosin family protein, with product MKRRLYSEKEWLPVGVPHVFLLDAFWGCDRYDPENNYRQVTASYFRDASSIFEMVATLAESDAALLPMDWHDTISKPQLAALAQRIFTTARLGGKPVIVFLICDAPIKVNWPPHALVIRIAVHRSWRQPNEHIIPQWSKDYIQDEQGGVLVTREKALCPVVGFCGYAPPLGMRWSRQKLKETLRLFAYYAGLAKWAPTRTAHAARVRALLELRKSPLVECNFLIREQSAFANSMGAFLPGGSVEAARVRRREFVNNLVASDYVLCSRGWANCNIRFYEALSAGRIPVLVDTDCVLPYEGLIDWEKYCVIVKESELADIGRQVSAFHSGLSSAEFVARQKACHQLYHEWLGPQGFFSHVHLLLKPFKENGFIFGTE from the coding sequence ATGAAGCGTAGGTTATATTCAGAAAAAGAGTGGCTCCCGGTGGGAGTTCCGCATGTTTTTCTGCTGGATGCCTTTTGGGGATGTGATCGTTACGACCCAGAAAATAATTACCGGCAAGTCACGGCGTCATACTTTCGAGATGCGTCAAGTATTTTCGAGATGGTTGCCACCTTGGCGGAATCTGATGCTGCGTTATTACCGATGGATTGGCATGATACCATTTCCAAACCTCAATTAGCCGCACTGGCACAACGTATTTTCACGACAGCTCGTTTGGGCGGCAAGCCGGTTATTGTATTTTTGATTTGTGACGCCCCAATCAAGGTGAATTGGCCCCCTCACGCATTGGTGATTCGTATTGCCGTGCATCGGTCATGGCGACAGCCGAATGAGCATATTATTCCTCAGTGGAGCAAGGATTATATTCAGGATGAGCAGGGGGGGGTATTGGTCACTCGTGAAAAGGCGCTTTGTCCTGTTGTTGGTTTTTGCGGTTACGCACCTCCTTTGGGCATGCGATGGAGCCGGCAGAAGTTAAAGGAAACCTTGCGGCTATTCGCGTACTATGCGGGCTTGGCAAAATGGGCGCCCACCCGTACCGCGCACGCTGCCCGAGTTCGGGCGCTCTTGGAACTGCGAAAATCTCCGTTGGTGGAATGTAATTTTCTCATCCGCGAACAATCCGCCTTTGCAAATTCGATGGGGGCATTCCTGCCAGGCGGATCTGTGGAAGCAGCACGCGTGCGGCGGCGGGAGTTTGTCAATAACTTGGTGGCCAGCGATTATGTGCTTTGCTCGCGTGGGTGGGCAAACTGCAATATTCGATTTTATGAAGCGCTCAGTGCCGGACGCATCCCTGTATTGGTAGATACGGATTGCGTGCTTCCATACGAAGGGCTGATTGACTGGGAAAAATATTGCGTGATTGTGAAAGAATCCGAATTGGCCGACATTGGCCGGCAGGTGTCGGCGTTTCATTCCGGCTTGTCATCGGCTGAGTTTGTTGCCCGTCAAAAGGCGTGTCACCAACTTTATCATGAATGGCTTGGACCGCAGGGGTTTTTTAGTCATGTTCATTTATTACTGAAGCCATTCAAAGAAAACGGGTTCATTTTTGGAACTGAATAA
- a CDS encoding FkbM family methyltransferase gives MPIRIKHAFRRIFTSPEYVLRPQNVLRRLLLRRKYHQLQVAIVLPFGATILVEEGDYIGNHLINTRCYDPALSELIWRLVQPGDVCVDVGANIGYITLLMAMRCGPRGRCVSFEADPVIYEKLKQNTARNNLGQVVILHNLAASNENKSLFFQSARGLNCGLGHVVESGNVGAEAGSLITIQAVPLDEHLSAYPFIRVVKLDVEGHEYRVLQGMDRMLREHRVGNLFFENHERETSPILPLLTGFGYQVFQIAKRFSGPSLGKINELSGYNLEPNYVATLCPDALSALAHNKGWHVF, from the coding sequence ATGCCGATCCGCATTAAACACGCTTTCCGCAGGATTTTCACCAGCCCTGAGTATGTGTTGCGCCCTCAAAATGTTCTCCGGCGGTTGCTGCTGCGCCGCAAGTACCATCAGTTGCAGGTGGCGATTGTGTTGCCGTTTGGGGCTACGATTCTGGTGGAGGAGGGAGATTACATTGGAAATCATCTTATCAATACCCGTTGTTATGACCCGGCGTTAAGTGAACTCATTTGGCGGCTGGTTCAGCCGGGGGATGTATGCGTGGATGTGGGGGCAAACATCGGGTACATCACTCTGCTGATGGCCATGCGGTGCGGACCGCGCGGCCGTTGTGTTAGCTTTGAAGCGGATCCGGTGATCTATGAAAAGCTCAAGCAAAATACTGCCCGAAATAACCTAGGACAGGTGGTAATCTTGCATAATCTGGCTGCTTCCAACGAAAACAAGTCGCTCTTCTTTCAGTCAGCCAGAGGCTTGAATTGCGGGTTGGGGCATGTGGTTGAAAGCGGGAACGTCGGCGCCGAGGCTGGCTCTCTGATTACCATTCAGGCGGTGCCCTTGGACGAACACCTTTCCGCGTATCCGTTTATTCGAGTGGTGAAGTTGGATGTTGAAGGCCACGAGTATCGGGTGCTGCAAGGCATGGATCGAATGTTGCGTGAGCACCGTGTGGGAAATTTGTTTTTTGAAAACCACGAACGTGAAACCTCTCCAATTCTGCCACTGCTAACCGGCTTTGGCTATCAAGTTTTTCAGATTGCCAAACGTTTTTCTGGCCCATCGCTGGGAAAAATCAATGAGCTGTCGGGTTATAATTTGGAACCAAATTATGTTGCCACCTTGTGCCCGGACGCTTTAAGTGCGCTGGCGCACAATAAGGGATGGCATGTGTTTTGA